From a region of the Streptomyces sp. NBC_01454 genome:
- a CDS encoding site-2 protease family protein: protein MNGSVRVGHVVGVPLRMHWSVPLLVGLFAYALGRQGLPVWTPGRPGAVYALAGVVGAALLMGSLLLHETAHAAIALRKKISVEDVTLWALGGTTRMGRPKTAAAAFAVAVSGPLTSLVIGGVALGAGFGLDRLSGWAVPAVVLAWLGWANLFLGVFNLLPAVPLDGGRVVQAVLWWRTGDRDRADVVASRGGQIMGLLLVAAGWIAVLRGAPGGLWIVFVGLFIMVVAGAERRRAVLHTALRGVRVAEAMSSPVTTGADWLTVQRFIDEVAVHSRHSTLPLVDFDGRPSGVVQLRRLASLPVASRESVRVRELAIPLSQCAVAAPDESLSTALDRISLRSGARILVVDGGRLVGIATGKDISRLMQRSSLSGKESR from the coding sequence ATGAACGGCTCGGTCCGTGTGGGACATGTGGTCGGGGTGCCGCTGCGCATGCACTGGAGCGTGCCGCTGCTGGTGGGCCTGTTCGCGTACGCACTCGGCCGGCAGGGCCTGCCCGTCTGGACGCCGGGGCGCCCGGGCGCCGTCTACGCCCTGGCCGGGGTCGTCGGGGCCGCGCTGCTCATGGGCAGCCTGCTGCTGCACGAGACGGCGCATGCCGCGATCGCCCTGCGCAAGAAGATCTCCGTCGAGGACGTCACGCTGTGGGCGCTGGGCGGCACCACCCGGATGGGGCGGCCCAAGACCGCGGCGGCGGCCTTCGCGGTGGCGGTCAGCGGGCCGCTCACCAGCCTGGTCATCGGCGGCGTCGCGCTCGGCGCCGGGTTCGGGCTGGACCGGCTGTCCGGCTGGGCGGTGCCCGCCGTCGTCCTGGCGTGGCTGGGCTGGGCGAATCTGTTCCTGGGCGTCTTCAATCTGCTGCCGGCCGTGCCGCTGGACGGTGGCCGGGTGGTGCAGGCCGTGCTGTGGTGGCGCACCGGGGACCGGGACCGCGCGGATGTGGTGGCCTCCCGGGGCGGCCAGATCATGGGGCTGCTGCTGGTGGCCGCCGGCTGGATCGCCGTGCTGCGGGGAGCGCCGGGCGGGCTGTGGATCGTCTTCGTCGGCCTGTTCATCATGGTCGTCGCCGGGGCGGAACGACGCCGTGCCGTGCTGCACACCGCGCTGCGCGGGGTCCGCGTGGCCGAGGCGATGTCCAGCCCGGTGACGACCGGCGCCGACTGGCTGACCGTCCAGCGCTTCATCGACGAGGTCGCCGTGCACTCCCGCCATTCCACGCTGCCGCTGGTCGACTTCGACGGCCGCCCCAGCGGCGTCGTGCAGCTGCGCCGGCTGGCGTCCCTGCCGGTGGCGAGCCGGGAGAGCGTGCGGGTGCGCGAGCTGGCGATCCCGTTGTCCCAGTGCGCGGTCGCCGCTCCGGACGAGTCGCTGAGCACGGCGCTCGACCGGATCAGCCTGCGCAGCGGGGCACGCATCCTCGTCGTGGACGGCGGGCGGCTGGTGGGGATCGCCACCGGCAAGGACATCTCCCGGCTGATGCAGCGCAGCTCCCTGAGCGGCAAGGAGTCCCGCTGA
- a CDS encoding PP2C family protein-serine/threonine phosphatase → MQYVTVTALSHTGLVREHNEDSLVAGPWTLCGTVTENPQTLVFPLGGPLVVAVADGIGGQPAGEVASALTVRQLAAFGPSLDGEEAVRDALNLCNHAVYAAAERDPELCTMGTTVAGAVVRDGSVLVFNVGDSRVLDASADALRQVSVDDSPAPAPGRTTTSLVTQALGGAREFTPVVAHLTTAPLAAGARYLVCTDGLTDHVPQDDVEELLRHHNGGRAAFELWKSAIEAGGPDNITLALIGIGD, encoded by the coding sequence ATGCAATACGTCACCGTGACCGCACTGAGCCACACCGGACTGGTCCGCGAGCACAACGAGGACAGCCTGGTGGCCGGCCCCTGGACGCTCTGCGGCACGGTGACCGAGAACCCGCAGACCCTGGTGTTCCCGCTCGGCGGCCCGCTGGTCGTCGCGGTCGCCGACGGCATCGGCGGGCAGCCGGCCGGCGAGGTGGCCAGCGCCCTGACCGTGCGGCAACTGGCGGCGTTCGGCCCGTCACTGGACGGCGAGGAGGCCGTCCGTGACGCCCTGAACCTCTGCAACCACGCGGTGTACGCGGCCGCCGAGCGGGACCCGGAGCTGTGCACCATGGGCACCACGGTCGCCGGCGCCGTCGTCCGGGACGGGTCGGTGCTGGTGTTCAACGTCGGCGACAGCCGGGTGCTGGACGCGAGCGCGGACGCTCTGCGGCAGGTGAGCGTGGACGACAGCCCGGCGCCCGCGCCGGGCCGGACGACCACCTCGCTCGTGACCCAGGCGCTCGGCGGGGCACGGGAGTTCACGCCCGTCGTCGCGCACCTCACGACCGCGCCGCTCGCCGCGGGCGCCCGCTATCTGGTGTGCACCGACGGCCTGACCGACCATGTCCCCCAGGACGACGTCGAGGAGCTGCTGCGGCACCACAACGGCGGCCGGGCCGCCTTCGAACTGTGGAAGTCCGCCATCGAGGCGGGCGGACCCGACAACATCACGCTGGCACTGATCGGCATCGGCGACTAG
- the mptB gene encoding polyprenol phosphomannose-dependent alpha 1,6 mannosyltransferase MptB, with protein MSAAGSTVRGAVLLGTLGSVLLGAGAWASGALPPGVPDGVWGRRGEPLTSLCVAVSYAGLVLLLTAWWRLGSHLASGAAVGRRQVRTALWCWALPLVPGPLLGSSDAYSYLAQGALAGRGLDVYALGPAALGGPLAANVPGMWHDAPAPYGPLSVAVARAVVTVTGEQHVVAAALGLRLVALAGVGLLVWSLGRLAGTSGPGAAGALWAGALSPLVLLHLVGGAHNDALLLGLVPAGLVAFRRGRWCLGTVVLTAAVLVKAPAVVALLCAAAVSVAGRQGRRQRRRQAARLAGVAAAALVAGVAACGQGWGWLWTLRTPAEVHTLLSLSTDAGHLLGWLAEGLGWGTADGAMTAARLAGLAAGLAAVGHCVWRAPRTGAERATGTGLLALVAAAPVAQPWYALWAVVPLAAADWRPLARPGAKAAVVALTLVVMPSGQGPTWASGCAAAAGAAAALAAVAPWRRRAGVADRPGPAATGPAPGRVAASSGPVPPTGEEPPHGSPPYGTTEPRPGPG; from the coding sequence ATGAGCGCGGCAGGGAGCACCGTCCGGGGAGCTGTGCTCCTGGGCACGCTGGGATCCGTGCTGCTGGGGGCCGGCGCCTGGGCATCCGGGGCGCTGCCGCCGGGAGTTCCGGACGGGGTGTGGGGCCGGCGCGGGGAACCGCTCACCTCGCTGTGTGTGGCCGTCTCCTACGCCGGGCTGGTGCTGCTGCTCACCGCCTGGTGGCGGCTGGGCAGCCACCTCGCGTCCGGGGCGGCCGTCGGGCGGCGGCAGGTGCGGACGGCGCTGTGGTGCTGGGCGCTGCCGCTGGTGCCGGGTCCGCTGCTGGGCAGCAGCGACGCCTACAGCTATCTCGCCCAGGGGGCGTTGGCGGGCCGGGGCCTGGATGTGTACGCGCTGGGGCCGGCGGCGCTGGGCGGCCCGCTCGCGGCCAACGTCCCGGGGATGTGGCACGACGCGCCGGCCCCGTACGGACCGCTGTCCGTCGCCGTGGCCCGCGCCGTGGTGACGGTCACCGGCGAACAGCACGTGGTGGCCGCGGCGCTGGGGCTGCGGCTGGTGGCGCTGGCCGGGGTGGGCCTGCTGGTGTGGTCGCTGGGGCGGCTGGCGGGCACCTCGGGCCCGGGGGCGGCCGGCGCGCTGTGGGCCGGGGCGCTCAGCCCGCTGGTGCTGCTGCACCTGGTGGGCGGGGCGCACAACGACGCGCTGCTGCTCGGGCTGGTGCCGGCCGGGCTGGTGGCGTTCCGCCGCGGGCGCTGGTGTCTGGGGACCGTCGTGCTGACCGCGGCGGTGCTCGTGAAGGCCCCCGCCGTGGTGGCGCTGCTGTGTGCGGCCGCGGTGAGCGTGGCCGGGCGGCAGGGCCGGCGGCAGCGCCGGCGGCAGGCGGCGCGGCTCGCCGGGGTGGCCGCCGCCGCGCTGGTGGCGGGGGTGGCGGCGTGCGGCCAGGGGTGGGGCTGGCTGTGGACCCTGCGGACGCCCGCCGAGGTGCACACGCTGCTGTCCCTGAGCACCGACGCCGGCCATCTGCTGGGGTGGCTCGCCGAGGGGCTGGGGTGGGGCACGGCGGACGGGGCGATGACGGCCGCGCGGCTGGCCGGGCTCGCGGCGGGCCTGGCCGCGGTGGGCCACTGCGTGTGGCGCGCCCCGCGGACCGGTGCCGAACGGGCCACGGGGACGGGGCTGCTGGCGCTGGTGGCCGCCGCACCGGTGGCGCAGCCCTGGTACGCGCTGTGGGCGGTGGTGCCGCTGGCGGCGGCCGACTGGCGGCCGCTGGCGCGGCCCGGCGCGAAGGCGGCGGTGGTGGCGCTGACGCTGGTGGTGATGCCCTCGGGGCAGGGGCCGACCTGGGCGAGCGGCTGCGCGGCGGCGGCCGGGGCGGCAGCGGCGCTGGCCGCGGTGGCGCCGTGGCGGCGCAGGGCGGGTGTGGCGGACCGCCCCGGACCCGCGGCGACGGGCCCGGCGCCCGGCCGCGTCGCCGCCTCCTCCGGGCCCGTCCCGCCCACGGGCGAGGAGCCGCCTCACGGGTCGCCGCCGTACGGGACGACGGAGCCGCGGCCCGGCCCGGGCTGA
- a CDS encoding lysylphosphatidylglycerol synthase domain-containing protein, which translates to MTHRTRRLPACAVRLLGLLSSVTGLVLLALAVPKAAGTDWAAVRAQLAHLGGAQLALMCASAAAALWAYTYVLTAALPGLTQRQALLVHCTGSAVSNLLPLGGGAGVAVTYAMTRRWGHPPRAVAVCVALTGVCNVTARLFLSAVGALLLARTAVPGIGWAAAAGAVVLVLPAACAAVRPAVRAHRAPRARRPGVPTGALRRRITAGARRLAAGVRAGRDVLRRSWPQLVCAMAATLVAQGALFVVCLQAAGARTGTGDALAVFAASRLLTQIAVTPGGIGVTESAAAVALVALGGTPAAVAAAMLLFAAFTHLLEIPLGALTGALWLLRPGGRRPAPAPAAP; encoded by the coding sequence ATGACGCACCGCACCCGGCGGCTGCCGGCGTGCGCCGTGCGGCTGCTGGGCTTGCTCTCCTCCGTCACCGGCCTGGTACTGCTGGCGCTGGCCGTGCCGAAAGCGGCGGGCACCGACTGGGCCGCCGTCCGGGCCCAGCTCGCCCACCTCGGCGGCGCGCAGCTGGCGCTGATGTGCGCCTCGGCGGCGGCCGCGCTGTGGGCCTACACCTACGTCCTGACCGCCGCCCTGCCGGGACTGACGCAGCGTCAGGCGCTGCTGGTGCACTGCACCGGCAGCGCCGTGAGCAATCTGCTGCCGCTCGGCGGCGGTGCGGGGGTCGCGGTCACCTACGCCATGACGCGCCGCTGGGGGCACCCGCCGCGCGCGGTGGCGGTGTGCGTGGCGCTCACCGGGGTGTGCAACGTGACCGCCCGGCTGTTCCTGTCGGCGGTGGGCGCCCTGCTGCTGGCCCGGACCGCGGTGCCCGGCATCGGCTGGGCGGCGGCCGCCGGCGCGGTGGTCCTGGTCCTGCCCGCGGCGTGCGCCGCCGTCCGGCCGGCCGTCCGCGCACACCGCGCGCCCCGGGCCCGCCGGCCGGGCGTGCCCACCGGAGCGCTGCGGCGCCGGATCACCGCGGGCGCCCGGCGGCTGGCGGCGGGGGTGCGGGCCGGCCGGGACGTGCTGCGCCGCTCCTGGCCGCAGCTGGTGTGTGCGATGGCCGCCACGCTGGTGGCCCAGGGCGCGCTGTTCGTGGTCTGTCTGCAGGCGGCGGGGGCCCGTACGGGCACAGGGGACGCGCTCGCGGTGTTCGCCGCCAGCCGGCTGCTCACCCAGATCGCGGTGACCCCCGGCGGGATCGGCGTCACCGAGAGCGCCGCCGCCGTCGCCCTCGTCGCCCTCGGCGGGACCCCCGCCGCCGTGGCCGCGGCGATGCTGCTCTTCGCCGCGTTCACGCATCTGCTGGAGATCCCCCTGGGCGCGCTCACCGGCGCGCTCTGGCTGCTGCGCCCGGGAGGACGGCGCCCGGCACCCGCACCGGCCGCGCCCTAG
- a CDS encoding PIG-L deacetylase family protein, translating to MRHTCLFFHAHPDDEALLTAGTMAGLAHRGHRVVLVLATAGERGLTSDALRGGGLGGVRREEAHASARILGCARVAFLGYADSGHSGTPAAPAPGGAQPFASADVAEAAGRLAALLDEERADLLTVYDPAGGYGHPDHVQVHRVGYRAAQLAGTPVVLEATVDRTLLLRGLRAASWVHRFPPQFDRDSFREAYGARSEITHRVPVKRHWRAKRASLAAHLSQAQGGDSERTLAALGRLPGPAFRQVLGTEWYIQRGLPTGPVLRDPLATLAGTVATAARR from the coding sequence GTGCGACATACGTGTTTGTTCTTCCACGCCCACCCGGACGACGAGGCGCTGCTGACCGCCGGCACGATGGCGGGCCTGGCCCACCGGGGACACCGCGTGGTGCTGGTCCTGGCCACGGCGGGCGAACGCGGGCTGACCTCCGACGCCCTGCGCGGCGGCGGCCTCGGCGGGGTGCGCCGCGAGGAGGCCCATGCCTCCGCCCGGATCCTGGGGTGCGCGCGGGTCGCCTTCCTCGGCTACGCCGATTCCGGGCACTCGGGCACCCCGGCCGCCCCCGCCCCCGGCGGCGCGCAGCCGTTCGCCTCGGCGGACGTCGCGGAAGCGGCCGGCCGGCTGGCCGCCCTCCTGGACGAGGAGCGCGCCGACCTGCTGACCGTCTACGACCCGGCCGGCGGCTACGGCCATCCCGACCACGTCCAGGTGCACCGCGTCGGCTACCGCGCCGCACAACTGGCGGGCACCCCGGTGGTGCTGGAGGCCACCGTCGACCGGACGCTGCTGCTGCGCGGGCTGCGGGCGGCCTCCTGGGTGCACCGCTTCCCGCCGCAGTTCGACCGGGACTCCTTCCGCGAGGCCTACGGCGCCCGCTCCGAGATCACCCACCGGGTGCCGGTCAAACGGCACTGGCGGGCCAAGCGCGCCAGCCTCGCCGCGCACCTCAGCCAGGCGCAGGGCGGTGACTCCGAACGCACCCTGGCCGCCCTGGGCCGGCTGCCCGGACCGGCCTTCCGCCAGGTGCTGGGGACCGAGTGGTACATCCAGCGCGGGCTGCCCACCGGGCCCGTCCTGCGCGATCCGCTGGCCACCCTGGCGGGCACCGTGGCGACGGCAGCGCGCCGATGA